The Aliiroseovarius pelagivivens genome contains a region encoding:
- a CDS encoding SLC13 family permease, which produces MIQTIAFSFEMGVVMATLAFTIFLFVSEIIRIDLAAILVLVIIGILSYLPGLDRLADVNHLFDGFASNAVISIIAVMIVGAGLDKTGIMNKVAAVILKHGGSTEARVLPIVSGTVGFISSFLQNVGAAALFLPVVSRISTRSGIPLSRLLMPMGFCAILGGTMTMVGSSPLILLNDLILTANTSLPDDQKMEMFSLFSVTPIGAALILTGILYFLLLGRWVLPSASEAESTGTGQGTQEYLKRVYGLQADVFEVEVPAESPLVGKILADINHENHLYIISTFYRGKTSMLQVLTAEIAAPCRLAIIGREAAVNEFAAKFGLTVLPELDVFVEEFASTNAGIAEVVIPPDSKVIGKCPRDLLFRKTYGMSLLAIHRGEDTMSHVETEDHDSTQIGLEVFNAGDMLVAHTKWDNLTRLKNNRDFVIVTSDFPQEELRPHKVGWALFFFAISLSMILFTDVRLSLCLLTGAVGMLLSRVLSIDEAYGAVGWNTVFLLACLIPLGQAVQNTGTAEWIAQNILKVLDGWPIWSLQAGVAVLATAFSLVMSNVGATVLLVPLAVSIALAAGGDPAIFALTVAISTSNSFIIPTHQVNALIMGPAGYKVKDFVRSGSIMTVLFLVVSLVMLNVVY; this is translated from the coding sequence ATGATTCAAACAATAGCGTTTTCTTTCGAGATGGGTGTCGTAATGGCGACACTGGCTTTCACCATCTTCTTGTTTGTTTCAGAGATCATAAGAATTGATTTGGCCGCTATACTAGTCTTGGTAATTATCGGGATCCTTAGTTATCTTCCCGGCCTTGATCGATTGGCAGATGTGAACCACTTGTTTGATGGCTTTGCATCGAATGCTGTCATTTCGATCATCGCGGTCATGATCGTCGGGGCTGGGCTTGATAAAACCGGGATCATGAACAAGGTTGCAGCAGTCATCCTGAAACATGGTGGCTCTACCGAAGCAAGGGTGCTGCCCATCGTCTCGGGGACCGTCGGGTTCATCTCATCCTTTTTGCAGAACGTCGGGGCTGCGGCCTTGTTTCTGCCGGTTGTCAGCCGGATTTCCACACGGTCCGGCATCCCCTTAAGCCGCCTGCTTATGCCGATGGGGTTTTGCGCCATCCTTGGCGGGACCATGACTATGGTTGGCTCCTCCCCTCTGATCCTGCTGAATGACTTGATCCTCACCGCCAACACAAGCCTGCCAGACGATCAAAAGATGGAGATGTTCAGCCTGTTTTCCGTCACCCCGATTGGGGCGGCTCTGATCCTGACCGGCATACTGTACTTTCTACTGCTAGGTCGGTGGGTGCTTCCAAGCGCCAGTGAGGCTGAAAGCACTGGAACAGGACAAGGGACCCAAGAGTACCTCAAGCGCGTCTACGGTCTGCAAGCGGATGTATTTGAAGTTGAGGTTCCAGCCGAAAGTCCATTGGTTGGTAAGATCCTGGCCGACATCAACCACGAAAACCATCTCTACATCATCTCGACGTTTTATCGCGGCAAGACGTCGATGTTGCAGGTGCTAACAGCAGAAATCGCAGCCCCATGTCGGTTGGCAATCATTGGCCGCGAGGCTGCGGTCAACGAGTTTGCTGCAAAGTTTGGCTTGACTGTTCTGCCGGAACTGGACGTGTTCGTAGAGGAGTTTGCCTCGACCAATGCCGGGATCGCCGAAGTTGTGATTCCGCCGGACAGCAAGGTGATTGGCAAGTGCCCGCGCGACCTGTTGTTCCGAAAGACCTATGGCATGTCCCTGTTGGCCATCCATCGTGGCGAGGACACGATGAGCCATGTGGAAACCGAAGACCATGACTCCACTCAGATCGGGCTGGAAGTGTTTAATGCGGGTGACATGCTGGTTGCGCACACCAAATGGGACAACCTCACTCGGCTGAAGAATAACCGCGATTTCGTCATCGTGACCTCAGATTTCCCACAAGAGGAATTGCGCCCACACAAGGTAGGCTGGGCGCTGTTTTTCTTCGCAATTTCGCTGTCCATGATCCTGTTTACGGATGTGCGTCTGTCGCTATGTCTGCTGACCGGGGCTGTCGGCATGCTGCTGTCGCGGGTACTGAGCATTGATGAGGCTTACGGCGCGGTCGGGTGGAACACTGTGTTTCTGCTGGCCTGTTTGATCCCCTTAGGACAGGCAGTGCAAAACACCGGAACTGCGGAATGGATTGCGCAGAACATTCTGAAGGTTTTGGATGGCTGGCCAATTTGGTCGCTGCAAGCCGGCGTAGCCGTGTTGGCGACCGCTTTTTCGCTGGTGATGTCGAATGTTGGTGCAACTGTTTTACTTGTACCGCTTGCGGTCTCTATCGCCTTGGCCGCCGGGGGCGATCCCGCGATATTCGCTTTGACCGTTGCGATTTCGACCTCAAATTCGTTTATCATCCCAACGCATCAGGTAAACGCATTGATCATGGGGCCGGCTGGCTACAAAGTGAAAGACTTCGTTAGATCCGGCTCGATCATGACTGTTTTGTTTCTTGTCGTTTCGCTTGTAATGCTGAACGTCGTCTACTGA
- a CDS encoding ATP-binding protein — MRSLLSDPPLLASAKAATTSALARVRFKLRSRFVALLACMMCICVLGLSYIWEPRLTREMTVSQVRNLDQNVEILSDALIPFLLQNQIGAVFETLSSMQGRYQNWETVILTTPDGTRLYPLSKADPVAKPDIIQTSRVITFEGKELAVLSVRVDISDDLGQIRRQVRYLTILIAVFFLGALVVVGVLLEHWVVKRAALLASAAQQLAQGNYQAKIPPSSNDEIGDLTNSFSTMRTTIKENEQSLIASRDEAQAAAEAKSRFLATMSHEIRTPLNGVIPIAELLLEQELPKEQAQLIETIQESGKALKSIIDDILDITKMDEGKFVLHSDEFSIYSLVQNVVGIFQVAAQNKGISLDFSVPETCPKTVIGDANRLRQVLINLVGNAIKFTSEGGVTLSVSAVADTKSPNCTICFEASDTGIGISEQDQAHVFERFVQVDNRSNREYQGTGLGLSICNMLVAEMGGALSVDSREGEGSRFYFSLPFKPVEVDRESKANLETDQKVVSHLHRPPTKPSHVLVVDDSKTNLKIAKVILRSLAHEVTTAESGKSAINLMREERFDLVLMDVNMPGIDGLETTRRIRDGSKQMIQTPIIGLSASAFSEDIENCLEAGMNGFLAKPLSKIDLVETLSEHLTQTCRA; from the coding sequence ATGCGTTCTTTGTTGAGTGACCCACCACTATTGGCGTCTGCCAAAGCGGCCACTACCTCGGCTTTGGCGCGCGTACGCTTCAAACTGCGCAGCCGCTTCGTGGCGCTGCTTGCCTGCATGATGTGCATATGTGTGCTGGGGCTGTCCTATATTTGGGAGCCGCGTCTGACTCGAGAGATGACAGTTTCGCAGGTCCGAAATCTGGATCAGAACGTCGAAATTCTGTCAGATGCGCTTATCCCGTTTCTATTGCAAAACCAGATTGGTGCGGTCTTCGAGACTCTTAGCAGCATGCAGGGACGATACCAGAATTGGGAAACCGTTATTCTTACAACGCCTGATGGCACACGTCTGTATCCCTTGTCTAAGGCCGACCCGGTGGCCAAGCCTGACATAATTCAGACATCGCGGGTTATCACGTTTGAAGGCAAAGAATTGGCGGTGCTTTCTGTTCGTGTTGATATCTCCGACGATCTTGGTCAGATCCGCCGGCAAGTTCGATATCTTACAATCCTGATCGCGGTTTTCTTCCTTGGGGCGCTTGTTGTGGTCGGCGTTCTTCTGGAGCATTGGGTTGTGAAACGAGCTGCCCTGCTAGCCTCGGCGGCTCAGCAGCTAGCCCAAGGCAACTATCAAGCGAAAATCCCGCCCAGCTCAAACGATGAAATTGGCGATCTGACCAATAGTTTTTCAACGATGCGGACAACCATCAAGGAAAACGAACAAAGTCTGATTGCATCCCGCGACGAAGCTCAGGCGGCAGCAGAGGCAAAATCACGTTTTCTGGCCACCATGAGCCACGAGATCCGCACACCCTTGAATGGGGTAATACCGATTGCCGAACTTCTGCTGGAACAAGAGTTACCGAAAGAGCAGGCACAGCTTATTGAAACAATACAGGAATCCGGAAAAGCGCTTAAGTCTATTATTGATGACATCCTGGACATCACAAAGATGGACGAGGGCAAATTTGTGCTCCACAGCGATGAATTCTCTATCTATAGCTTGGTTCAGAACGTCGTTGGTATTTTTCAGGTCGCGGCACAAAACAAGGGAATTAGCCTTGATTTTTCGGTGCCGGAGACATGCCCAAAGACCGTTATTGGCGATGCTAATAGATTGCGTCAGGTTCTGATTAACCTCGTCGGGAATGCCATCAAGTTCACTTCAGAAGGTGGCGTTACACTGAGTGTTTCCGCTGTCGCTGACACCAAGTCGCCAAACTGCACAATTTGCTTTGAGGCTTCTGATACCGGAATTGGAATCTCGGAACAGGATCAGGCACATGTCTTCGAACGGTTTGTTCAGGTGGATAATCGAAGCAATCGCGAATACCAAGGCACGGGTCTTGGATTGTCTATCTGCAATATGCTGGTGGCAGAAATGGGTGGCGCGCTGTCTGTAGACAGTCGAGAGGGCGAAGGCAGCCGTTTCTATTTTTCTTTGCCGTTCAAACCTGTGGAGGTTGATCGGGAGTCTAAAGCAAATCTTGAGACCGACCAGAAAGTTGTATCGCATCTTCATCGGCCCCCCACCAAACCGTCCCATGTGCTGGTGGTCGATGACAGCAAAACAAATCTTAAGATCGCCAAGGTCATTCTACGTTCTCTTGCACATGAAGTAACGACCGCCGAAAGCGGCAAAAGTGCTATCAATTTGATGCGAGAAGAACGGTTCGACTTGGTGCTGATGGACGTCAATATGCCGGGAATTGACGGGCTGGAAACAACGCGCCGAATTCGGGACGGATCCAAACAAATGATCCAAACTCCAATAATCGGTTTGAGCGCGAGTGCCTTCTCAGAAGATATCGAAAACTGTTTAGAAGCTGGCATGAACGGCTTTCTAGCCAAGCCTCTATCGAAAATTGACTTGGTTGAGACGCTATCTGAACATCTAACTCAAACTTGCAGGGCGTGA